One Channa argus isolate prfri chromosome 15, Channa argus male v1.0, whole genome shotgun sequence DNA segment encodes these proteins:
- the tyk2 gene encoding non-receptor tyrosine-protein kinase TYK2 isoform X3 → MSRIPLLKRSKPGAFPGLSNPPQGPGIHVYLFWTKEGEKYLSHTSGEITAEELCILAAEVVGITPLCHVLFALCDPVSRCWYSPNHIFSPEENSNLVLHYCMRFYFHNWHGLNEKEPTVTRYPVKAGTDQGGFPLLDITSLEYLFSQAKYEFVNEVVPMEEVQSDEELNRFKNESLGMAVLHLSYQAMQTGCSLQDVAEKISFQQCIPRSFAKHISRNNFLTKIRIRRVFAEFVRTFQQHTVGRLGAQEIMYKYISTLENLVPRFGTETFPVFHLKEDIDGSTPYMPTTHAEGVSKDNFTAPASHEIMVSGTKGIHWRKVSSQKAQANTYFRNDYMRKTKQQSSQQIADTPSKWTSFCDFPEITHIAINGANVCISTQDNRCMEVEMISSQEARSFISLLDGYYRLTADAHHYLCHKVAPPRVVLSVANGLHGPMHDDFVLLKLKKEAAEEGAFLVRWSALDYHRIILAVLNKNENGSAPSHKQFRILHKGQMFSLEGWDREFTSVKELTDSLKTFVLKSGSESFTVKKCCFPRQAEQSNLLVMRQGIDHRVHTKFCPQKKDKVHFYWIKENRITQQNQHLGRGTRTNIYFGRLRLEGGGDNDDDKFNNNADDPNEIRVVLKILDKSHEDIALVSLVAFAAFFETASFMSKVSHRHLVFIHGVSVKGTENIMVEEFVEFGPLDVFLRKEKASVTPQWKFIVAKQLASALSYLENKRLVHGNVCAKNTLVARRGLEHDTVPFVKLSDPGISLSVLSREERLERIPWIAPECIENGASIGNAADQWSFGATLLEICNNGELPMSGSTLSEKERFYQQKGRLAEPSSQELASFISMCLTYEPTERPSFRTVLRDLTEIKDLDISPSESLPNTDPSVFHKRYLKKLRDLGEGHFGKVTLYQYDPANDGTGERVAVKALKQENGSVPDGWMKEIGILKSLYHSNIVKYKGCCTEMGGQVVQLIMEYLPLGSLREYLPKRKLGVPQCLMFAQQICQGMEYLHSKRYIHRDLAARNVLVENDSLVKIGDFGLTKYIPEGEIYYRVREDGDSPVFWYAIECLKESKFSFASDIWSFGVTLYEILTRCDHRQSPPTKFFEMMEGAQGQMTVMVLIKLLEKQLRLPCPKECPHEVKMLMDQCWAADPAQRPLFISLIEKLEAIRRTYDWQSNINFSLAQIC, encoded by the exons ATGTCTAGAATTCCTTTGCTGAAGCGTTCAAAGCCAGGGGCATTTCCAGGTTTAAGCAACCCTCCACAGGGTCCAGGCATCCATGTCTACCTCTTCTGGACTAAGGAGGGGGAAAAATATTTGTCCCACACCAGTGGAGAAATCACAGCAGAGGAGCTGTGCATCTTAGCTGCAGAGGTTGTAG GGATAACTCCTCTGTGCCATGTGTTGTTTGCCTTGTGTGATCCAGTGTCGCGTTGTTGGTACAGTCCAAACCACATATTTAGTCCAGAAGAGAACTCAAACCTTGTACTTCATTATTGTATGAG GTTTTACTTCCACAATTGGCATGGACTAAATGAAAAGGAGCCAACTGTAACCCGTTATCCTGTTAAAGCGGGGACAGATCAGGGGGGTTTCCCTTTGCTTGATATCACATCCTTGGAGTATTTATTTTCTCAG GCCAAGTATGAATTTGTAAATGAAGTGGTACCAATGGAAGAAGTTCAGTCAGACGAGGAACTAAATCGATTCAAAAATGAGAGCCTGGGAATGGCTGTACTTCATCTTTCATACCAGGCAATGCAGACAGGGTGTAGTTTACAGGATGTTGCAGAAAAAATCAG CTTTCAGCAGTGCATACCAAGGTCTTTCGCCAAACACATTTCCAGAAACAACTTCCTGACGAAAATCAGAATCCGTCGGGTGTTTGCGGAATTTGTACGGACTTTCCAACAACACACTGTTGGACGGCTGGGTGCCCAGGAGATCATGTACAAATACATATCTACTCTAGAAAACTTGGTACCACGTTTTGGTACTGAGACCTTCCCTGTATTCCATCTGAAAGAGGATATAGATGGAAGTACCCCTTACATGCCCACCACCCATGCAGAGGGTGTTTCAAAAGACAATTTCACAGCTCCTGCCTCACATGAAATAATGGTATCTGGCACAAAGGGAATTCATTGGAGGAAGGTGTCCAGTCAAAAG GCACAGGCAAACACTTACTTCCGGAATGACTacatgaggaaaacaaaacaacagtccAGCCAACAAATTGCAGACACTCCCAGTAAATGGACCTCCTTCTGTGATTTCCCTGAAATAACTCACATAGCCATCAATGGAGCTAATGTCTGCATTAGCACTCAGGACAATCGCTGCATG gAGGTCGAGATGATCTCTAGCCAGGAGGCCCGTTCCTTCATCTCCCTGCTAGATGGATACTACCGGCTGACTGCAGACGCCCACCACTATCTTTGTCATAAAGTGGCTCCCCCAAGGGTAGTGCTGAGTGTAGCAAATGGACTGCATGGGCCTATGCA TGATGACTTTGTGCTGCTGAAGCTGAAAAAGGAGGCAGCAGAGGAGGGAGCTTTCCTTGTACGTTGGAGTGCTCTTGACTATCACCGTATCATACTAGCTGTGCTAAACAAAAATGAG AACGGTTCAGCACCAAGCCACAAGCAGTTTCGGATACTGCACAAGGGTCAGATGTTCAGTCTTGAGGGCTGGGACAGAGAATTCACTAGTGTCAAAGAGCTCACAGACAGTCTCAAGACCTTTGTACTCAAGTCTGGATCAGAGagctttacagtaaaaaaatgctgttttccaAGACAAGCAG AGCAATCCAACCTTCTGGTAATGAGGCAAGGTATCGATCACCGTGTTCACACTAAGTTCTGTCCCCAGAAAAAGGACAAAGTACACTTCTACTGGATTAAGGAAAATAGAATTACACAG CAGAATCAGCATTTGGGCCGCGGTACCAGAACTAACATCTATTTTGGACGTTTGCGgctggagggaggaggagacaaTGATGATGACAAATTCAACAACAACGCTGATGATCCAAATGAGATCCGAGTGGTTCTGAAGATTCTAGACAAAAGCCATGAAGACATTGCACTAGTAAGCCTTGTGGCCTTTGCG gcATTTTTTGAAACTGCAAGTTTCATGAGCAAGGTATCCCACAGGCACCTGGTGTTCATACATGGTGTATCTGTCAAAGGAACTGAAA ACATCATGGTAGAAGAATTTGTCGAGTTTGGACCCTTGGATGTTTTCCTTCGTAAAGAAAAGGCATCGGTGACCCCTCAGTGGAAATTTATTGTCGCAAAACAACTTGCCAGTGCACTCAGTTATCTT GAGAACAAGCGCTTGGTTCATGGAAACGTCTGTGCAAAAAACACTCTGGTAGCAAGGCGAGGTCTCGAGCATGATACTGTTCCTTTTGTCAAGCTGAGTGACCCTGGAATCTCCCTGAGTGTCCTGTCACGGGAAG AGCGTCTTGAGCGTATCCCGTGGATTGCTCCTGAGTGTATTGAAAATGGTGCATCCATTGGCAATGCTGCTGACCAATGGAGCTTTGGTGCCACGCTGCTTGAGATCTGCAACAATGGTGAACTTCCCATGAGTGGCAGCACATTGTCTGAG AAAGAGCGCTTTTATCAACAAAAGGGCCGCCTAGCTGAACCGTCCTCCCAGGAACTAGCCAGCTTCATCAGTATGTGTTTGACCTACGAGCCTACGGAAAGGCCTTCGTTCCGCACTGTGCTCAGAGACCTCACAGAAATCAAAG ATCTTGATATATCTCCCAGTGAATCTCTACCTAACACAGACCCTAGTGTGTTCCATAAACGCTACCTGAAAAAATTGCGGGATTTAGGAGAG GGTCACTTTGGAAAGGTGACGCTCTACCAGTACGACCCAGCCAACGATGGGACGGGAGAGCGGGTTGCTGTGAAGGCTTTGAAACAAGAAAATGGAAGTGTGCCTGATGGCTGGATGAAGGAAATTGGGATCCTAAAGTCACTTTATCACAGCAACATTGTCAAGTACAAAGGCTGTTGCACTGAAATGG GAGGGCAAGTGGTGCAATTGATAATGGAATACCTGCCTCTGGGGAGTCTGCGAGAGTACCTTCCTAAACGTAAATTGGGTGTGCCGCAGTGCCTTATGTTTGCTCAACAAATATGTCAG GGTATGGAGTACTTGCACTCAAAGCGATACATCCATCGAGACCTAGCTGCCCGTAATGTTTTGGTGGAAAATGACAGTTTGGTAAAGATTGGAGACTTTGGGCTGACGAAATACATCCCTGAAGGTGAGATCTACTATCGTGTCCGTGAAGATGGGGACAGTCCAGTGTTCTG GTATGCCATTGAGTGCTTGAAAGAGAGTAAATTTTCCTTTGCGTCTGACATTTGGTCCTTCGGAGTAACTTTGTACGAGATCCTGACCCGCTGTGACCATCGCCAAAGTCCTCCAACT AAGTTCTTTGAAATGATGGAAGGAGCCCAAGGACAGATGACTGTGATGGTGCTCATAAAACTGTTGGAGAAACAGCTGCGATTGCCTTGTCCCAAAGAATGCCCACACGAG GTAAAGATGTTAATGGATCAATGTTGGGCTGCAGATCCTGCCCAGCGACCATTGTTCATATCCCTCATTGAAAAGTTGGAGGCTATTCGCCGAACATACGACTGGCAGTCAAATATAAACTTTTCTTTGGCTCAGATTTGCTAA
- the tyk2 gene encoding non-receptor tyrosine-protein kinase TYK2 isoform X4: MSRIPLLKRSKPGAFPGLSNPPQGPGIHVYLFWTKEGEKYLSHTSGEITAEELCILAAEVVGITPLCHVLFALCDPVSRCWYSPNHIFSPEENSNLVLHYCMRFYFHNWHGLNEKEPTVTRYPVKAGTDQGGFPLLDITSLEYLFSQAKYEFVNEVVPMEEVQSDEELNRFKNESLGMAVLHLSYQAMQTGCSLQDVAEKISFQQCIPRSFAKHISRNNFLTKIRIRRVFAEFVRTFQQHTVGRLGAQEIMYKYISTLENLVPRFGTETFPVFHLKEDIDGSTPYMPTTHAEGVSKDNFTAPASHEIMVSGTKGIHWRKVSSQKAQANTYFRNDYMRKTKQQSSQQIADTPSKWTSFCDFPEITHIAINGANVCISTQDNRCMEVEMISSQEARSFISLLDGYYRLTADAHHYLCHKVAPPRVVLSVANGLHGPMHDDFVLLKLKKEAAEEGAFLVRWSALDYHRIILAVLNKNENGSAPSHKQFRILHKGQMFSLEGWDREFTSVKELTDSLKTFVLKSGSESFTVKKCCFPRQAEQSNLLVMRQGIDHRVHTKFCPQKKDKVHFYWIKENRITQQNQHLGRGTRTNIYFGRLRLEGGGDNDDDKFNNNADDPNEIRVVLKILDKSHEDIALAFFETASFMSKVSHRHLVFIHGVSVKGTENIMVEEFVEFGPLDVFLRKEKASVTPQWKFIVAKQLASALSYLENKRLVHGNVCAKNTLVARRGLEHDTVPFVKLSDPGISLSVLSREERLERIPWIAPECIENGASIGNAADQWSFGATLLEICNNGELPMSGSTLSEKERFYQQKGRLAEPSSQELASFISMCLTYEPTERPSFRTVLRDLTEIKDLDISPSESLPNTDPSVFHKRYLKKLRDLGEGHFGKVTLYQYDPANDGTGERVAVKALKQENGSVPDGWMKEIGILKSLYHSNIVKYKGCCTEMGGQVVQLIMEYLPLGSLREYLPKRKLGVPQCLMFAQQICQGMEYLHSKRYIHRDLAARNVLVENDSLVKIGDFGLTKYIPEGEIYYRVREDGDSPVFWYAIECLKESKFSFASDIWSFGVTLYEILTRCDHRQSPPTKFFEMMEGAQGQMTVMVLIKLLEKQLRLPCPKECPHEVKMLMDQCWAADPAQRPLFISLIEKLEAIRRTYDWQSNINFSLAQIC, encoded by the exons ATGTCTAGAATTCCTTTGCTGAAGCGTTCAAAGCCAGGGGCATTTCCAGGTTTAAGCAACCCTCCACAGGGTCCAGGCATCCATGTCTACCTCTTCTGGACTAAGGAGGGGGAAAAATATTTGTCCCACACCAGTGGAGAAATCACAGCAGAGGAGCTGTGCATCTTAGCTGCAGAGGTTGTAG GGATAACTCCTCTGTGCCATGTGTTGTTTGCCTTGTGTGATCCAGTGTCGCGTTGTTGGTACAGTCCAAACCACATATTTAGTCCAGAAGAGAACTCAAACCTTGTACTTCATTATTGTATGAG GTTTTACTTCCACAATTGGCATGGACTAAATGAAAAGGAGCCAACTGTAACCCGTTATCCTGTTAAAGCGGGGACAGATCAGGGGGGTTTCCCTTTGCTTGATATCACATCCTTGGAGTATTTATTTTCTCAG GCCAAGTATGAATTTGTAAATGAAGTGGTACCAATGGAAGAAGTTCAGTCAGACGAGGAACTAAATCGATTCAAAAATGAGAGCCTGGGAATGGCTGTACTTCATCTTTCATACCAGGCAATGCAGACAGGGTGTAGTTTACAGGATGTTGCAGAAAAAATCAG CTTTCAGCAGTGCATACCAAGGTCTTTCGCCAAACACATTTCCAGAAACAACTTCCTGACGAAAATCAGAATCCGTCGGGTGTTTGCGGAATTTGTACGGACTTTCCAACAACACACTGTTGGACGGCTGGGTGCCCAGGAGATCATGTACAAATACATATCTACTCTAGAAAACTTGGTACCACGTTTTGGTACTGAGACCTTCCCTGTATTCCATCTGAAAGAGGATATAGATGGAAGTACCCCTTACATGCCCACCACCCATGCAGAGGGTGTTTCAAAAGACAATTTCACAGCTCCTGCCTCACATGAAATAATGGTATCTGGCACAAAGGGAATTCATTGGAGGAAGGTGTCCAGTCAAAAG GCACAGGCAAACACTTACTTCCGGAATGACTacatgaggaaaacaaaacaacagtccAGCCAACAAATTGCAGACACTCCCAGTAAATGGACCTCCTTCTGTGATTTCCCTGAAATAACTCACATAGCCATCAATGGAGCTAATGTCTGCATTAGCACTCAGGACAATCGCTGCATG gAGGTCGAGATGATCTCTAGCCAGGAGGCCCGTTCCTTCATCTCCCTGCTAGATGGATACTACCGGCTGACTGCAGACGCCCACCACTATCTTTGTCATAAAGTGGCTCCCCCAAGGGTAGTGCTGAGTGTAGCAAATGGACTGCATGGGCCTATGCA TGATGACTTTGTGCTGCTGAAGCTGAAAAAGGAGGCAGCAGAGGAGGGAGCTTTCCTTGTACGTTGGAGTGCTCTTGACTATCACCGTATCATACTAGCTGTGCTAAACAAAAATGAG AACGGTTCAGCACCAAGCCACAAGCAGTTTCGGATACTGCACAAGGGTCAGATGTTCAGTCTTGAGGGCTGGGACAGAGAATTCACTAGTGTCAAAGAGCTCACAGACAGTCTCAAGACCTTTGTACTCAAGTCTGGATCAGAGagctttacagtaaaaaaatgctgttttccaAGACAAGCAG AGCAATCCAACCTTCTGGTAATGAGGCAAGGTATCGATCACCGTGTTCACACTAAGTTCTGTCCCCAGAAAAAGGACAAAGTACACTTCTACTGGATTAAGGAAAATAGAATTACACAG CAGAATCAGCATTTGGGCCGCGGTACCAGAACTAACATCTATTTTGGACGTTTGCGgctggagggaggaggagacaaTGATGATGACAAATTCAACAACAACGCTGATGATCCAAATGAGATCCGAGTGGTTCTGAAGATTCTAGACAAAAGCCATGAAGACATTGCACTA gcATTTTTTGAAACTGCAAGTTTCATGAGCAAGGTATCCCACAGGCACCTGGTGTTCATACATGGTGTATCTGTCAAAGGAACTGAAA ACATCATGGTAGAAGAATTTGTCGAGTTTGGACCCTTGGATGTTTTCCTTCGTAAAGAAAAGGCATCGGTGACCCCTCAGTGGAAATTTATTGTCGCAAAACAACTTGCCAGTGCACTCAGTTATCTT GAGAACAAGCGCTTGGTTCATGGAAACGTCTGTGCAAAAAACACTCTGGTAGCAAGGCGAGGTCTCGAGCATGATACTGTTCCTTTTGTCAAGCTGAGTGACCCTGGAATCTCCCTGAGTGTCCTGTCACGGGAAG AGCGTCTTGAGCGTATCCCGTGGATTGCTCCTGAGTGTATTGAAAATGGTGCATCCATTGGCAATGCTGCTGACCAATGGAGCTTTGGTGCCACGCTGCTTGAGATCTGCAACAATGGTGAACTTCCCATGAGTGGCAGCACATTGTCTGAG AAAGAGCGCTTTTATCAACAAAAGGGCCGCCTAGCTGAACCGTCCTCCCAGGAACTAGCCAGCTTCATCAGTATGTGTTTGACCTACGAGCCTACGGAAAGGCCTTCGTTCCGCACTGTGCTCAGAGACCTCACAGAAATCAAAG ATCTTGATATATCTCCCAGTGAATCTCTACCTAACACAGACCCTAGTGTGTTCCATAAACGCTACCTGAAAAAATTGCGGGATTTAGGAGAG GGTCACTTTGGAAAGGTGACGCTCTACCAGTACGACCCAGCCAACGATGGGACGGGAGAGCGGGTTGCTGTGAAGGCTTTGAAACAAGAAAATGGAAGTGTGCCTGATGGCTGGATGAAGGAAATTGGGATCCTAAAGTCACTTTATCACAGCAACATTGTCAAGTACAAAGGCTGTTGCACTGAAATGG GAGGGCAAGTGGTGCAATTGATAATGGAATACCTGCCTCTGGGGAGTCTGCGAGAGTACCTTCCTAAACGTAAATTGGGTGTGCCGCAGTGCCTTATGTTTGCTCAACAAATATGTCAG GGTATGGAGTACTTGCACTCAAAGCGATACATCCATCGAGACCTAGCTGCCCGTAATGTTTTGGTGGAAAATGACAGTTTGGTAAAGATTGGAGACTTTGGGCTGACGAAATACATCCCTGAAGGTGAGATCTACTATCGTGTCCGTGAAGATGGGGACAGTCCAGTGTTCTG GTATGCCATTGAGTGCTTGAAAGAGAGTAAATTTTCCTTTGCGTCTGACATTTGGTCCTTCGGAGTAACTTTGTACGAGATCCTGACCCGCTGTGACCATCGCCAAAGTCCTCCAACT AAGTTCTTTGAAATGATGGAAGGAGCCCAAGGACAGATGACTGTGATGGTGCTCATAAAACTGTTGGAGAAACAGCTGCGATTGCCTTGTCCCAAAGAATGCCCACACGAG GTAAAGATGTTAATGGATCAATGTTGGGCTGCAGATCCTGCCCAGCGACCATTGTTCATATCCCTCATTGAAAAGTTGGAGGCTATTCGCCGAACATACGACTGGCAGTCAAATATAAACTTTTCTTTGGCTCAGATTTGCTAA
- the tyk2 gene encoding non-receptor tyrosine-protein kinase TYK2 isoform X2 — protein MSRIPLLKRSKPGAFPGLSNPPQGPGIHVYLFWTKEGEKYLSHTSGEITAEELCILAAEVVGITPLCHVLFALCDPVSRCWYSPNHIFSPEENSNLVLHYCMRFYFHNWHGLNEKEPTVTRYPVKAGTDQGGFPLLDITSLEYLFSQAKYEFVNEVVPMEEVQSDEELNRFKNESLGMAVLHLSYQAMQTGCSLQDVAEKISFQQCIPRSFAKHISRNNFLTKIRIRRVFAEFVRTFQQHTVGRLGAQEIMYKYISTLENLVPRFGTETFPVFHLKEDIDGSTPYMPTTHAEGVSKDNFTAPASHEIMVSGTKGIHWRKVSSQKAQANTYFRNDYMRKTKQQSSQQIADTPSKWTSFCDFPEITHIAINGANVCISTQDNRCMEVEMISSQEARSFISLLDGYYRLTADAHHYLCHKVAPPRVVLSVANGLHGPMHDDFVLLKLKKEAAEEGAFLVRWSALDYHRIILAVLNKNENGSAPSHKQFRILHKGQMFSLEGWDREFTSVKELTDSLKTFVLKSGSESFTVKKCCFPRQAEQSNLLVMRQGIDHRVHTKFCPQKKDKVHFYWIKENRITQNQHLGRGTRTNIYFGRLRLEGGGDNDDDKFNNNADDPNEIRVVLKILDKSHEDIALAFFETASFMSKVSHRHLVFIHGVSVKGTENIMVEEFVEFGPLDVFLRKEKASVTPQWKFIVAKQLASALSYLENKRLVHGNVCAKNTLVARRGLEHDTVPFVKLSDPGISLSVLSREERLERIPWIAPECIENGASIGNAADQWSFGATLLEICNNGELPMSGSTLSEKERFYQQKGRLAEPSSQELASFISMCLTYEPTERPSFRTVLRDLTEIKGVSFLHYFLFFFQPTSVNSLNTYISLHTDLDISPSESLPNTDPSVFHKRYLKKLRDLGEGHFGKVTLYQYDPANDGTGERVAVKALKQENGSVPDGWMKEIGILKSLYHSNIVKYKGCCTEMGGQVVQLIMEYLPLGSLREYLPKRKLGVPQCLMFAQQICQGMEYLHSKRYIHRDLAARNVLVENDSLVKIGDFGLTKYIPEGEIYYRVREDGDSPVFWYAIECLKESKFSFASDIWSFGVTLYEILTRCDHRQSPPTKFFEMMEGAQGQMTVMVLIKLLEKQLRLPCPKECPHEVKMLMDQCWAADPAQRPLFISLIEKLEAIRRTYDWQSNINFSLAQIC, from the exons ATGTCTAGAATTCCTTTGCTGAAGCGTTCAAAGCCAGGGGCATTTCCAGGTTTAAGCAACCCTCCACAGGGTCCAGGCATCCATGTCTACCTCTTCTGGACTAAGGAGGGGGAAAAATATTTGTCCCACACCAGTGGAGAAATCACAGCAGAGGAGCTGTGCATCTTAGCTGCAGAGGTTGTAG GGATAACTCCTCTGTGCCATGTGTTGTTTGCCTTGTGTGATCCAGTGTCGCGTTGTTGGTACAGTCCAAACCACATATTTAGTCCAGAAGAGAACTCAAACCTTGTACTTCATTATTGTATGAG GTTTTACTTCCACAATTGGCATGGACTAAATGAAAAGGAGCCAACTGTAACCCGTTATCCTGTTAAAGCGGGGACAGATCAGGGGGGTTTCCCTTTGCTTGATATCACATCCTTGGAGTATTTATTTTCTCAG GCCAAGTATGAATTTGTAAATGAAGTGGTACCAATGGAAGAAGTTCAGTCAGACGAGGAACTAAATCGATTCAAAAATGAGAGCCTGGGAATGGCTGTACTTCATCTTTCATACCAGGCAATGCAGACAGGGTGTAGTTTACAGGATGTTGCAGAAAAAATCAG CTTTCAGCAGTGCATACCAAGGTCTTTCGCCAAACACATTTCCAGAAACAACTTCCTGACGAAAATCAGAATCCGTCGGGTGTTTGCGGAATTTGTACGGACTTTCCAACAACACACTGTTGGACGGCTGGGTGCCCAGGAGATCATGTACAAATACATATCTACTCTAGAAAACTTGGTACCACGTTTTGGTACTGAGACCTTCCCTGTATTCCATCTGAAAGAGGATATAGATGGAAGTACCCCTTACATGCCCACCACCCATGCAGAGGGTGTTTCAAAAGACAATTTCACAGCTCCTGCCTCACATGAAATAATGGTATCTGGCACAAAGGGAATTCATTGGAGGAAGGTGTCCAGTCAAAAG GCACAGGCAAACACTTACTTCCGGAATGACTacatgaggaaaacaaaacaacagtccAGCCAACAAATTGCAGACACTCCCAGTAAATGGACCTCCTTCTGTGATTTCCCTGAAATAACTCACATAGCCATCAATGGAGCTAATGTCTGCATTAGCACTCAGGACAATCGCTGCATG gAGGTCGAGATGATCTCTAGCCAGGAGGCCCGTTCCTTCATCTCCCTGCTAGATGGATACTACCGGCTGACTGCAGACGCCCACCACTATCTTTGTCATAAAGTGGCTCCCCCAAGGGTAGTGCTGAGTGTAGCAAATGGACTGCATGGGCCTATGCA TGATGACTTTGTGCTGCTGAAGCTGAAAAAGGAGGCAGCAGAGGAGGGAGCTTTCCTTGTACGTTGGAGTGCTCTTGACTATCACCGTATCATACTAGCTGTGCTAAACAAAAATGAG AACGGTTCAGCACCAAGCCACAAGCAGTTTCGGATACTGCACAAGGGTCAGATGTTCAGTCTTGAGGGCTGGGACAGAGAATTCACTAGTGTCAAAGAGCTCACAGACAGTCTCAAGACCTTTGTACTCAAGTCTGGATCAGAGagctttacagtaaaaaaatgctgttttccaAGACAAGCAG AGCAATCCAACCTTCTGGTAATGAGGCAAGGTATCGATCACCGTGTTCACACTAAGTTCTGTCCCCAGAAAAAGGACAAAGTACACTTCTACTGGATTAAGGAAAATAGAATTACACAG AATCAGCATTTGGGCCGCGGTACCAGAACTAACATCTATTTTGGACGTTTGCGgctggagggaggaggagacaaTGATGATGACAAATTCAACAACAACGCTGATGATCCAAATGAGATCCGAGTGGTTCTGAAGATTCTAGACAAAAGCCATGAAGACATTGCACTA gcATTTTTTGAAACTGCAAGTTTCATGAGCAAGGTATCCCACAGGCACCTGGTGTTCATACATGGTGTATCTGTCAAAGGAACTGAAA ACATCATGGTAGAAGAATTTGTCGAGTTTGGACCCTTGGATGTTTTCCTTCGTAAAGAAAAGGCATCGGTGACCCCTCAGTGGAAATTTATTGTCGCAAAACAACTTGCCAGTGCACTCAGTTATCTT GAGAACAAGCGCTTGGTTCATGGAAACGTCTGTGCAAAAAACACTCTGGTAGCAAGGCGAGGTCTCGAGCATGATACTGTTCCTTTTGTCAAGCTGAGTGACCCTGGAATCTCCCTGAGTGTCCTGTCACGGGAAG AGCGTCTTGAGCGTATCCCGTGGATTGCTCCTGAGTGTATTGAAAATGGTGCATCCATTGGCAATGCTGCTGACCAATGGAGCTTTGGTGCCACGCTGCTTGAGATCTGCAACAATGGTGAACTTCCCATGAGTGGCAGCACATTGTCTGAG AAAGAGCGCTTTTATCAACAAAAGGGCCGCCTAGCTGAACCGTCCTCCCAGGAACTAGCCAGCTTCATCAGTATGTGTTTGACCTACGAGCCTACGGAAAGGCCTTCGTTCCGCACTGTGCTCAGAGACCTCACAGAAATCAAAGGTGTGTCTTTCTTgcattactttttgtttttcttccagcCTACCTCAGTTAATTCATTAAACACATATATTTCTCTGCATACAGATCTTGATATATCTCCCAGTGAATCTCTACCTAACACAGACCCTAGTGTGTTCCATAAACGCTACCTGAAAAAATTGCGGGATTTAGGAGAG GGTCACTTTGGAAAGGTGACGCTCTACCAGTACGACCCAGCCAACGATGGGACGGGAGAGCGGGTTGCTGTGAAGGCTTTGAAACAAGAAAATGGAAGTGTGCCTGATGGCTGGATGAAGGAAATTGGGATCCTAAAGTCACTTTATCACAGCAACATTGTCAAGTACAAAGGCTGTTGCACTGAAATGG GAGGGCAAGTGGTGCAATTGATAATGGAATACCTGCCTCTGGGGAGTCTGCGAGAGTACCTTCCTAAACGTAAATTGGGTGTGCCGCAGTGCCTTATGTTTGCTCAACAAATATGTCAG GGTATGGAGTACTTGCACTCAAAGCGATACATCCATCGAGACCTAGCTGCCCGTAATGTTTTGGTGGAAAATGACAGTTTGGTAAAGATTGGAGACTTTGGGCTGACGAAATACATCCCTGAAGGTGAGATCTACTATCGTGTCCGTGAAGATGGGGACAGTCCAGTGTTCTG GTATGCCATTGAGTGCTTGAAAGAGAGTAAATTTTCCTTTGCGTCTGACATTTGGTCCTTCGGAGTAACTTTGTACGAGATCCTGACCCGCTGTGACCATCGCCAAAGTCCTCCAACT AAGTTCTTTGAAATGATGGAAGGAGCCCAAGGACAGATGACTGTGATGGTGCTCATAAAACTGTTGGAGAAACAGCTGCGATTGCCTTGTCCCAAAGAATGCCCACACGAG GTAAAGATGTTAATGGATCAATGTTGGGCTGCAGATCCTGCCCAGCGACCATTGTTCATATCCCTCATTGAAAAGTTGGAGGCTATTCGCCGAACATACGACTGGCAGTCAAATATAAACTTTTCTTTGGCTCAGATTTGCTAA